In Syntrophales bacterium, the following are encoded in one genomic region:
- a CDS encoding C-GCAxxG-C-C family protein — MSTRKEMASTRLQDTYNCAQSVLSAFRDETGLDNDLALRIATGLGAGMGRTGEVCGAVTGGILVLGLRHGRGAADGRPATEHTYLKTVELMERFAARHGSCVCRDLLRGYDLKTEEGRRHAKAEDTMGRICRPCVHSVIEILERMKEEDPARGPAGT; from the coding sequence ATGAGCACACGAAAAGAAATGGCATCAACCAGACTCCAGGATACATACAACTGTGCGCAGTCAGTGCTGTCCGCTTTTCGGGACGAAACGGGCCTGGATAACGACCTGGCGCTGAGGATCGCCACCGGCCTCGGTGCGGGAATGGGAAGGACGGGGGAAGTGTGCGGCGCGGTGACCGGCGGCATCCTCGTGCTGGGACTGCGCCATGGCCGCGGCGCGGCGGACGGCCGCCCGGCGACGGAGCACACGTATCTCAAGACCGTGGAGCTGATGGAACGCTTCGCGGCACGGCACGGAAGCTGTGTCTGCCGCGACCTTCTCCGGGGCTACGATCTGAAGACCGAGGAGGGACGGCGGCACGCCAAGGCCGAGGACACCATGGGCAGGATCTGCAGGCCCTGCGTGCACAGCGTCATCGAGATCCTGGAGCGGATGAAAGAAGAGGATCCGGCTCGGGGGCCCGCCGGGACCTGA
- a CDS encoding TerC family protein produces the protein MFAWMTGIEGWIALGTLAALEIVLGIDNIIFISVLVGRLPAEKRDLARKVGLLLAMLTRLVLLFSIVWVAGLTQPWFSAFGIEISGRDLILIGGGLFLMAKATHEIHNSLEGVQETAHTPVKASMAAVLAQIAVLDVVFSLDSVITAVGLAQHISIMAIAIVVAVGVMLFAAGPISTFVDAHPTIKMLALSFLILVGVTLIVEGFDVHVPKGYIYFAMAFSVTVEMLNLRMRKKQERKPVKLYKPSLN, from the coding sequence ATGTTTGCCTGGATGACCGGTATCGAGGGATGGATTGCCCTCGGAACGCTGGCGGCCCTGGAGATCGTCCTGGGCATCGACAACATCATTTTCATCTCCGTCCTCGTGGGACGGCTTCCCGCCGAAAAGCGGGACCTGGCCCGGAAGGTGGGACTCCTGTTGGCCATGCTGACGCGCCTGGTCCTGCTGTTCTCGATCGTCTGGGTTGCAGGCCTGACGCAGCCCTGGTTTTCCGCCTTCGGGATTGAGATCTCCGGACGCGACCTGATTCTGATCGGCGGTGGCCTGTTCCTGATGGCCAAGGCGACCCATGAAATCCACAACAGCCTGGAGGGCGTTCAGGAGACCGCTCACACACCCGTCAAAGCAAGCATGGCCGCCGTCCTGGCCCAGATCGCCGTCCTGGACGTCGTCTTCTCCCTGGATTCGGTCATCACCGCCGTCGGCCTGGCCCAGCACATCTCCATCATGGCCATCGCCATCGTCGTCGCCGTCGGGGTGATGCTGTTTGCCGCGGGGCCGATCAGCACGTTTGTCGACGCCCACCCGACCATCAAGATGCTGGCGCTGTCGTTTCTCATCCTCGTCGGCGTGACGCTGATCGTCGAAGGCTTCGACGTCCATGTTCCGAAGGGCTACATCTACTTTGCCATGGCGTTTTCCGTGACCGTGGAGATGCTCAATCTGCGGATGCGGAAAAAGCAGGAACGGAAGCCGGTCAAGCTCTACAAGCCGAGCCTGAACTGA
- a CDS encoding DUF4197 domain-containing protein — MKRIMWFFALLWAVGAASPAGAGILDDILERLPDAKGTASLAGPDQKTTIAGLKEALAVGTKNAVNALSKQDGYFGNELVKILLPEKVRTAADMASRLGFRKQVDRFTLSMNRAAEAAAPKAADLFADAIRDMSFEDARKILQGGDTAATDYFRARTSEKLYAAFKPAVAANMNRVGVTKAYKDMMAPVESLPLVPKESIDLDHYVTGKALDGLFLMIGSEEKKIRTDPAARVTDILKTVFGK; from the coding sequence ATGAAAAGGATCATGTGGTTTTTTGCTCTTCTCTGGGCGGTGGGCGCGGCATCGCCGGCCGGGGCGGGTATCCTCGATGACATCCTGGAGAGGCTGCCCGACGCAAAGGGAACGGCGTCCCTGGCCGGTCCCGACCAGAAGACGACCATCGCCGGCCTGAAAGAGGCCCTGGCCGTCGGCACGAAGAACGCCGTGAACGCCCTGTCGAAGCAGGATGGTTATTTCGGCAACGAGCTGGTGAAGATCCTGCTCCCCGAAAAAGTCCGGACGGCCGCCGACATGGCCTCCCGGCTGGGCTTCCGGAAGCAGGTGGACCGTTTCACACTCAGCATGAACCGGGCGGCCGAGGCGGCGGCCCCGAAAGCCGCGGACCTCTTCGCGGACGCCATCCGGGACATGTCCTTCGAAGATGCCCGGAAGATCCTCCAGGGAGGCGACACGGCCGCGACGGACTATTTCAGGGCCAGAACATCGGAGAAACTCTACGCCGCGTTCAAGCCCGCGGTCGCCGCCAATATGAACAGGGTCGGCGTGACGAAGGCCTACAAGGACATGATGGCCCCCGTTGAATCCCTGCCGCTGGTGCCGAAGGAGTCCATCGACCTTGATCACTACGTGACCGGCAAGGCCCTGGACGGCCTCTTCCTCATGATCGGAAGCGAGGAGAAGAAGATCCGGACCGATCCCGCCGCCCGGGTGACGGACATCCTGAAGACGGTCTTCGGGAAATAG
- a CDS encoding DUF1330 domain-containing protein, whose translation MAAYVVVQVEVTDWDRFREYLKETPIVSARYGGKYIARGGETVVLEGDDPAGRVVIIEFPSVQKAKEWYHSKEYQQIKKLREGAAKGLLVAVEGC comes from the coding sequence ATGGCTGCATATGTCGTTGTCCAGGTAGAAGTGACGGATTGGGATAGATTCAGGGAATACTTGAAGGAAACGCCCATTGTGAGTGCCCGGTATGGAGGGAAATATATCGCCCGGGGCGGCGAGACCGTCGTGCTGGAAGGGGACGATCCGGCGGGAAGGGTCGTGATCATCGAATTCCCTTCTGTGCAGAAAGCGAAGGAATGGTATCACTCAAAAGAATATCAGCAGATAAAGAAACTGCGTGAAGGCGCGGCAAAGGGATTGCTGGTCGCCGTTGAGGGATGTTGA
- a CDS encoding EAL domain-containing protein: MTDCPDTPLSLSELKEIIAAEGIVVQFQQILSARNHSVIGCEGLIRGLSPEGCLLPPLSLFDAARGHGLALELDRLCREKVLASFRNLLDSERNHLLFVNLETSFLSSETVGSGYFLDQAIRNGIPPANIVIEFVESLTADSGALLRFVNAYSECGFNIALDDVGTGHSNFERISLMRPDIIKVDRSIISGIASNYYKQEIFRSLANLSQGIGSLILAEGVETGEEALSCLELGADLFQGYYFARPCDRTGLDPAEAEQRLTDAANHYKLKCIDTVKARRRRNKLYQRAARRVIRELEGRPPERFEGVLRQSMLHFDFIDALYVVDDEGIQQTDTIMKGPENRNVNPLFQAARKHEDLSYKEYFFQLINTDLERYTTDHYISFATGNLCITLSQLFRGGNGRRYILCLDFLAGDRSI; this comes from the coding sequence TTGACCGATTGCCCGGATACGCCCCTTTCCCTGTCGGAATTGAAGGAGATCATCGCCGCCGAAGGGATCGTCGTTCAGTTTCAGCAGATCCTGTCCGCCCGCAACCATTCCGTCATCGGGTGCGAGGGGTTGATCCGGGGCCTGTCCCCGGAGGGGTGCCTCCTGCCGCCCCTTTCCCTGTTCGACGCCGCCCGGGGCCACGGCCTTGCCCTGGAGCTCGACCGCCTTTGCCGGGAGAAGGTCCTGGCCTCCTTCCGCAATCTCCTTGATTCAGAGAGGAACCACCTGCTTTTCGTCAATCTGGAGACGTCGTTTCTCTCTTCGGAAACCGTGGGCTCGGGATATTTTCTCGATCAGGCTATCCGGAACGGGATCCCGCCCGCCAATATCGTGATCGAGTTCGTGGAGTCCCTGACGGCGGACAGCGGTGCCCTTCTCCGGTTCGTGAACGCCTACAGCGAATGCGGATTCAACATCGCCCTCGACGACGTCGGAACCGGGCACTCCAACTTCGAGCGCATCTCCCTCATGCGGCCCGACATCATCAAGGTCGACCGCTCCATCATCAGCGGGATCGCCTCCAACTATTACAAGCAGGAAATCTTTCGGTCCCTTGCCAACCTGTCGCAGGGCATCGGATCCCTGATCCTGGCCGAGGGCGTGGAAACGGGAGAGGAGGCGCTCTCCTGCCTGGAGCTCGGAGCGGACCTGTTTCAGGGGTACTACTTTGCCCGGCCCTGCGACCGCACCGGTCTCGACCCGGCCGAGGCGGAGCAGAGGCTCACGGACGCGGCGAACCACTACAAGCTCAAGTGCATCGACACGGTCAAGGCCCGCCGTCGGCGGAACAAGCTGTATCAGAGGGCGGCCCGGAGGGTCATCCGGGAGCTGGAAGGGAGGCCGCCGGAGAGGTTCGAGGGCGTACTGAGGCAAAGCATGCTGCATTTCGACTTTATCGACGCGCTGTATGTCGTGGACGACGAGGGGATTCAGCAGACGGACACCATCATGAAAGGACCCGAAAACAGGAACGTCAACCCGCTGTTCCAGGCGGCCAGGAAGCACGAAGACCTGTCCTACAAGGAATATTTCTTCCAGCTGATCAACACCGATCTGGAGCGGTATACAACGGACCACTACATCTCGTTCGCCACGGGAAACCTCTGCATCACCCTGAGCCAGCTCTTTCGGGGAGGCAACGGCCGGCGCTACATTCTCTGCCTTGATTTCCTGGCCGGCGACCGGTCGATCTGA
- a CDS encoding acyl-CoA dehydrogenase family protein, which yields MDFSLTEEQALLQKTACDFLAKSLSREAVKRMEESEAGHDLDLWKKMASLGWLGLPFPEEYGGSGGGLTDLTVLLEEMGYRACPGPYFSTVVLGGLPVLAFGTEEQKRESLPAIAAGERIMTFALAEKDGGWDAGGIRVRAVPFGEAWRINGAKRHVADAHLADGFLCAVRTGKPAKSRVGITVFLVDGRTRGIRIGDMKTATGDRQSEVRFYQVPARREQIVGVFDDGAEVVRDTLDKAAVAKCAEMIGGARAVLDMALAYARERVQFGRPIGSFQAVQHHFADMWTDIHGSRYLYRKAALEIDGGAPAARVAAMAKARTGETYRRVTALGHQIFGAIGFTMEHEMHRYHRRALGGDVTFGGGAFHRDRVAESMGL from the coding sequence ATGGATTTTTCCCTGACGGAGGAACAGGCCCTTCTGCAGAAGACGGCTTGCGACTTTCTGGCGAAGTCGCTTTCCCGGGAAGCGGTGAAGCGGATGGAAGAGAGCGAGGCCGGGCATGATCTCGACCTGTGGAAGAAAATGGCCTCCCTCGGGTGGCTGGGACTTCCCTTTCCCGAGGAGTACGGCGGCAGCGGCGGCGGCCTCACCGACCTGACGGTTCTCCTGGAGGAGATGGGATACCGGGCCTGCCCGGGTCCGTACTTTTCCACCGTCGTCCTGGGCGGCCTGCCGGTCCTGGCCTTCGGCACCGAAGAGCAGAAGCGGGAGAGCCTGCCCGCCATCGCGGCGGGAGAGCGGATCATGACCTTTGCCCTGGCGGAGAAGGACGGTGGCTGGGATGCCGGCGGCATCCGCGTCCGCGCGGTTCCGTTCGGTGAGGCGTGGCGGATCAACGGGGCCAAGCGGCATGTCGCGGACGCCCATCTGGCCGACGGGTTCCTCTGTGCGGTCCGGACGGGGAAGCCGGCGAAATCCAGGGTCGGGATCACGGTTTTCCTGGTGGACGGAAGGACCCGCGGCATCCGGATCGGGGACATGAAAACGGCGACGGGGGACCGGCAGAGCGAGGTCCGGTTTTACCAGGTGCCGGCCCGGAGGGAGCAGATCGTCGGCGTCTTCGATGACGGCGCGGAGGTGGTCCGGGATACCCTCGACAAGGCGGCCGTGGCGAAGTGCGCCGAGATGATCGGCGGGGCGAGGGCCGTCCTGGACATGGCCCTGGCCTACGCCAGGGAGCGGGTCCAGTTCGGCCGGCCCATCGGCAGCTTCCAGGCGGTGCAGCATCACTTCGCCGACATGTGGACCGACATCCACGGGTCCCGGTACCTGTATCGGAAAGCGGCCCTCGAAATCGACGGCGGTGCCCCGGCGGCGCGGGTCGCCGCCATGGCCAAGGCGAGGACGGGCGAGACGTATCGCCGCGTCACGGCCTTGGGCCACCAGATCTTCGGCGCCATCGGCTTCACCATGGAGCACGAGATGCATCGCTACCACCGCCGCGCCCTGGGGGGCGACGTGACGTTCGGGGGCGGGGCGTTTCACCGGGACCGGGTGGCCGAATCGATGGGGCTGTAG
- a CDS encoding PAS domain-containing protein, protein MRKATLEIVGLYILIAGAWVLLSDQALRWLVKDPDLCLWMQTYKGWGFVLVSAALLYVVLSRRLKLLERAQDAQKELMERLQHYLSVSPVISYALRIENDQASPIWVSENIVGILGYTMEELQQPSWWDDHLHPDDREEARANVWSSLFETGALDHKYRFLRKDGTVIWIQDQLRLVRDESGTPREAIGVWTNITELKQTEEKLREREGFIRAVLDNLPIGVAVNSVNPRVVFGYMNDLFPKYYRTTREAITNEDAFWNAVYEDPEFRETMKKRVLEDYASGDPARLYWPDVPITRRGSETTYITARNIPLPGEGLTVSTVWDVTERKRLELERQVIIDKLREGLAATVQTITAVVEARDPYTAGHQRRVSDLARAIAREMGLPGDQIEGIRVAGVIHDIGKISIPSEILSKPSKLSLVEFELIQVHPEAGYEILRDVEFPWPIARTVLQHHERMDGSGYPNGLRGEDILLEARILAVADVVESMASHRPYRPTLGIEAALEEIGKNRGALYDDAVVDACLRLFREKEYQLPS, encoded by the coding sequence ATGAGAAAAGCAACCCTGGAGATCGTCGGCCTTTATATTCTGATTGCCGGCGCGTGGGTCCTGCTTTCCGACCAGGCGCTGCGCTGGCTGGTGAAAGATCCCGACCTCTGCCTGTGGATGCAGACCTACAAGGGCTGGGGTTTTGTCCTCGTCAGCGCCGCTCTGCTTTATGTGGTTTTGTCCCGTCGGCTGAAACTGCTGGAGCGGGCTCAGGACGCACAAAAAGAGCTCATGGAGCGCCTGCAGCACTACCTGTCCGTCAGTCCCGTCATCAGCTACGCCCTCCGAATCGAGAACGACCAGGCTTCGCCGATCTGGGTGAGTGAAAATATTGTGGGGATCCTGGGATATACCATGGAGGAGCTGCAGCAGCCGAGCTGGTGGGACGATCACCTCCATCCCGACGACCGGGAAGAGGCTCGGGCCAACGTCTGGTCCTCGCTCTTTGAAACGGGCGCCTTGGACCACAAGTATCGCTTCCTCCGCAAGGACGGAACGGTGATCTGGATCCAGGATCAGCTCCGGCTTGTCCGCGATGAAAGCGGAACGCCCCGGGAGGCGATCGGGGTCTGGACAAACATCACCGAGCTGAAGCAGACGGAAGAAAAGTTGAGGGAAAGAGAGGGGTTCATCCGGGCGGTCCTGGACAATCTGCCCATCGGTGTCGCCGTGAACTCCGTCAATCCCCGCGTCGTGTTCGGGTATATGAACGATCTCTTCCCCAAATACTACCGGACCACGAGGGAGGCCATCACGAATGAAGACGCCTTCTGGAACGCCGTTTATGAAGATCCGGAGTTCAGGGAAACAATGAAAAAGCGGGTTCTCGAGGATTATGCCAGCGGAGATCCGGCAAGGCTGTACTGGCCCGATGTCCCGATTACCCGCAGAGGGAGCGAAACCACGTACATTACCGCGCGGAACATTCCCCTTCCCGGCGAAGGCCTGACGGTTTCAACGGTATGGGACGTCACCGAGCGCAAGCGGCTGGAGCTGGAGCGGCAGGTCATCATCGATAAACTGAGAGAGGGTCTGGCGGCGACGGTGCAGACCATCACCGCCGTCGTGGAGGCCAGAGATCCGTACACGGCCGGCCACCAGCGGAGAGTGTCCGACCTGGCGCGGGCCATCGCCCGTGAAATGGGGCTTCCGGGCGATCAAATCGAAGGAATCCGCGTGGCCGGCGTAATCCACGATATCGGGAAGATCTCCATTCCCTCGGAGATACTCAGCAAGCCATCGAAACTGTCTCTCGTTGAATTCGAGCTGATCCAGGTTCATCCCGAGGCCGGTTACGAAATTCTCAGGGACGTCGAGTTCCCCTGGCCCATTGCCCGGACCGTTCTCCAGCATCACGAGCGGATGGACGGCTCCGGATATCCGAACGGATTAAGGGGCGAAGACATCCTCCTGGAGGCCCGGATTCTGGCCGTGGCGGATGTTGTGGAATCGATGGCCTCCCATCGGCCCTACCGTCCGACGCTGGGCATCGAGGCCGCACTGGAGGAAATCGGGAAAAACAGGGGAGCCCTTTACGACGACGCCGTGGTCGATGCCTGCTTGCGGCTTTTCCGGGAGAAGGAATATCAGCTTCCTTCTTAA